The Paraburkholderia sp. SOS3 genome includes a region encoding these proteins:
- a CDS encoding glycosyltransferase family 9 protein — MLQSVSVLAGGPLQAIWAVLRERGFDAAEAFANGLVANGASPQIYADLCASAGQFERAYHSASAAHRDADPGERFLRLALFADAIGNRAAVAAACEQAIGIFAPDRAIAWIAWIIDECGAPPAAIHLLRAYEKRVPNDARAPWWLAQLLAAHDESAVEERREALMRAYALDPDLHPALALHVALVFRAMRDWDAVMQVARRGLSRNPADAELAWQLSHAQWQLGDARAAEATMRAVDVAAPGKAAVLAAAGTYQLEQARYRDSEATLHAALALDASCVEAAVDLAELELRRDDWASAWPRYEARLTRADRDARNIVKVVERHYPRWRGEALNGKTLVVHSEQGNGDDIQMVRFLPWLAARIRDEGGRLVLACRRPLQPLFARIVERCIAIEDGLPRDAHYALPMMSVPFAIGLQPEQVDGAAYLQADEELCTVWRQFVRVEGQAHAQPQAQSQSQRQPSGQPVLHAGLVWSGSPTHRRDMQRSIPLEALLPLRALRHVVFHPLTPGKEAEAETLAQLGFRVCNLTARYRQGFDAVAAHVAALDVLVTIDSAPLHLAGALGRPVLAMLDHVSHWCWGVAESQRWYRSVELFRQPSAGEWAPVVERVAQRLAEGLDQGFGERLRHDR; from the coding sequence ATGTTGCAATCGGTATCGGTGCTCGCGGGCGGGCCTTTGCAGGCGATCTGGGCGGTGTTGCGCGAGCGGGGTTTCGATGCGGCCGAAGCGTTCGCGAACGGGTTGGTCGCAAACGGCGCATCGCCGCAGATCTACGCTGATCTATGCGCAAGCGCGGGGCAGTTCGAGCGCGCCTATCACAGCGCATCGGCTGCGCATCGGGACGCAGACCCGGGCGAGCGTTTCCTGCGGCTTGCGCTATTCGCCGATGCGATCGGCAATCGGGCCGCGGTGGCGGCGGCGTGCGAACAGGCAATCGGGATATTCGCGCCGGACCGGGCAATCGCATGGATCGCGTGGATAATCGACGAATGCGGCGCACCGCCAGCGGCCATTCATCTGTTGCGTGCTTACGAAAAGCGCGTGCCGAACGATGCGCGCGCGCCGTGGTGGCTCGCGCAGTTGCTGGCGGCGCATGACGAAAGCGCCGTCGAAGAACGCCGTGAAGCGTTGATGCGCGCTTATGCGCTCGATCCGGACTTGCACCCCGCGTTGGCATTGCACGTCGCGCTCGTCTTTCGCGCGATGCGCGACTGGGACGCGGTGATGCAGGTCGCGCGCCGTGGGCTGTCGCGCAATCCCGCCGATGCGGAACTCGCGTGGCAACTGAGCCACGCGCAATGGCAACTGGGCGACGCGCGTGCGGCCGAAGCGACGATGCGTGCGGTCGATGTCGCCGCGCCCGGCAAGGCGGCTGTGCTCGCCGCGGCCGGCACGTATCAGCTGGAGCAGGCGCGCTATCGCGACAGCGAAGCGACCTTGCATGCGGCGCTCGCGCTCGATGCTTCGTGTGTGGAGGCAGCCGTCGATCTCGCGGAGCTCGAATTGCGGCGCGACGACTGGGCCTCCGCATGGCCGCGCTACGAGGCGCGGCTCACGCGCGCGGACCGTGACGCGCGCAATATCGTCAAGGTGGTCGAGCGGCACTATCCACGCTGGCGCGGCGAAGCACTGAACGGCAAGACGCTGGTCGTGCACAGCGAGCAGGGCAACGGCGACGATATCCAGATGGTGCGCTTTCTGCCGTGGCTCGCCGCCCGCATACGCGACGAGGGCGGACGGCTCGTGCTGGCCTGCCGGCGCCCGTTGCAACCGTTGTTTGCAAGAATCGTCGAGCGCTGCATCGCGATCGAAGACGGCTTGCCTCGCGACGCGCACTACGCGCTGCCGATGATGAGCGTGCCGTTCGCGATCGGCTTGCAGCCCGAGCAGGTGGACGGCGCCGCGTACCTGCAAGCCGACGAGGAGCTGTGCACCGTATGGCGTCAGTTCGTGCGGGTCGAAGGGCAAGCGCATGCGCAACCGCAAGCTCAATCTCAATCTCAACGCCAACCGTCGGGCCAGCCGGTGCTGCATGCGGGGCTCGTATGGTCGGGTAGTCCGACGCACCGGCGCGATATGCAGCGTTCGATTCCACTCGAAGCATTGCTGCCGCTTCGTGCGCTCCGGCATGTGGTGTTTCATCCGTTGACGCCGGGCAAGGAAGCCGAAGCTGAAACGCTCGCGCAACTCGGCTTCCGCGTTTGTAATCTGACTGCGCGCTATCGACAGGGCTTCGATGCCGTCGCCGCGCATGTCGCCGCACTCGATGTGCTCGTGACGATCGACAGCGCGCCGCTGCATCTGGCCGGTGCGCTCGGGCGTCCGGTGCTCGCGATGCTCGACCATGTGTCGCACTGGTGCTGGGGTGTCGCCGAGTCGCAGCGCTGGTACCGGTCGGTCGAACTGTTCCGGCAGCCGTCTGCGGGAGAATGGGCGCCTGTCGTGGAGCGCGTCGCGCAGCGGCTCGCAGAAGGGCTCGACCAGGGCTTTGGTGAACGGCTCCGGCATGATCGATAG
- a CDS encoding chorismate--pyruvate lyase family protein, with product MPTRFDPADAHWRVEPLPGFSPDQKDWLTRGGSLTAHLRTLGAVVVRVTREAVSLPWDDEHRALGVAPRAPVWVREVVLSVDGVPFVAAHSIAPVAASTGVWQTMRRLRTRPLAELLYSDSSVARSPLVSRRLTARHPLFRLASREVDELDARCPHALVARRSVFERYGAPLMVTECMLPALWSHLAARAGMPAAQRRLIPREHGRSLEHTAARSHHGAAHPGRDADRPVPSAASRARKC from the coding sequence ATGCCTACTCGTTTCGATCCTGCGGACGCGCACTGGCGTGTCGAACCGCTTCCCGGCTTTTCCCCCGACCAGAAAGACTGGCTGACGCGCGGCGGCTCCCTGACTGCGCACTTGCGCACGCTCGGCGCGGTCGTGGTGCGGGTGACGCGCGAAGCGGTATCGCTGCCGTGGGATGACGAGCATCGCGCGCTTGGCGTCGCACCGCGCGCGCCGGTGTGGGTGCGCGAAGTCGTGTTGTCGGTCGACGGCGTGCCGTTCGTTGCCGCGCATAGCATTGCGCCGGTCGCGGCGAGCACCGGCGTCTGGCAGACGATGCGGCGCTTGCGGACACGCCCGTTGGCCGAGTTGTTGTACAGCGATAGCAGCGTCGCGCGCTCGCCGCTGGTCAGCCGCCGTTTGACCGCGCGGCATCCGTTGTTCCGGCTTGCGTCGCGCGAGGTCGATGAGCTCGACGCGCGTTGTCCGCATGCGCTCGTGGCAAGGCGTTCGGTGTTCGAACGTTACGGCGCGCCGCTGATGGTCACCGAATGCATGTTGCCCGCGCTGTGGTCGCATCTCGCCGCGCGCGCAGGCATGCCGGCGGCGCAGCGTCGGCTGATCCCGCGTGAACATGGGCGTTCGCTCGAGCACACGGCGGCGCGCTCGCATCACGGCGCGGCGCATCCGGGGCGTGACGCAGATCGCCCTGTCCCGAGCGCAGCATCGCGAGCGCGAAAGTGCTGA
- a CDS encoding DNA-deoxyinosine glycosylase, with the protein MTLKRCFPPVVDQNTRVLILGSLPGEASLAHSQYYAHKQNRFWTLVGEVIGENLPAMEYADRLRTLLDHRIGLWDVVAQARRTGSLDSQIRDHASNDLVALVETLPALVAIAFNGGTAAKIGERALGGLASRYRILRLPSTSPAHASLPYAAKLVQWREIRPMLSFASP; encoded by the coding sequence ATGACCCTCAAGCGGTGTTTTCCGCCCGTGGTGGACCAGAACACGAGAGTATTGATACTCGGCAGCCTGCCCGGAGAAGCGTCGCTCGCACACAGTCAGTACTACGCTCACAAACAGAACCGGTTCTGGACGCTGGTCGGCGAAGTCATCGGCGAAAACCTGCCTGCCATGGAGTACGCCGACCGTTTGCGCACGCTGCTCGATCACCGGATCGGTCTATGGGATGTGGTCGCGCAGGCGCGGCGCACCGGTAGCCTCGACAGCCAGATACGCGATCATGCGAGCAACGATCTCGTCGCGCTCGTCGAAACGCTGCCCGCGCTGGTCGCGATCGCGTTCAATGGCGGCACGGCGGCGAAGATCGGCGAGCGGGCGCTGGGCGGACTTGCGAGTCGATACCGGATACTGAGACTGCCGTCGACGAGCCCCGCGCATGCTTCGCTGCCGTATGCGGCCAAGCTTGTTCAGTGGCGCGAGATCCGCCCAATGCTATCCTTCGCTTCGCCTTGA
- a CDS encoding spermidine synthase → MTKLIKRASAEARAFRHHGDDALASRQKLHRKNRHPSRNEARLDDAPQIEAPRKPRFAPVTFSEEGGVRYLHFGTEWVQGAMRLRKPDHIELEYAQQMMAWLLFLETPRRIVQLGLGAASLTKFAYRFLKRAKVEAIELNPAVVVAARTMFELPPDDARLSVREADAWDFVNDRANHGTVGVMQIDVYDATARGPVLDSVAFYRAARACLAQAGVATINLFGDHPSFVRNMKRLNEAFDGRVFALPEVHDGNRIAIAFSGPPLHVSFTVLQQRAKLIEKELGLPARQWLKGLQASTGQNGDAFTI, encoded by the coding sequence ATGACGAAACTGATCAAACGCGCTTCGGCCGAAGCGCGCGCCTTCCGCCACCACGGCGACGACGCGCTCGCGTCGCGGCAAAAGTTGCACCGCAAGAACCGCCATCCGTCGCGCAACGAAGCGCGTCTCGACGACGCCCCGCAAATCGAAGCGCCGCGCAAGCCGCGTTTTGCTCCGGTCACGTTCTCGGAAGAGGGCGGCGTGCGCTACCTGCATTTCGGCACCGAGTGGGTGCAGGGCGCGATGCGTCTGCGCAAGCCCGATCACATCGAACTCGAATACGCGCAGCAGATGATGGCCTGGCTGCTGTTCCTCGAAACGCCGCGGCGCATCGTGCAGCTCGGCCTTGGCGCCGCATCGCTGACCAAGTTCGCGTATCGCTTCCTCAAGCGCGCAAAAGTCGAGGCGATCGAGCTGAACCCCGCGGTCGTCGTCGCCGCACGCACGATGTTCGAACTGCCGCCCGACGACGCGCGCCTGAGCGTTCGCGAAGCCGACGCCTGGGACTTCGTCAACGATCGCGCGAATCACGGCACGGTGGGCGTGATGCAAATCGACGTCTACGATGCGACCGCGCGCGGCCCCGTGCTCGATAGCGTGGCGTTCTATCGCGCGGCGCGCGCGTGTCTCGCGCAAGCGGGTGTCGCGACGATCAATCTGTTCGGCGATCATCCGAGCTTCGTGCGCAACATGAAGCGACTGAACGAAGCCTTCGACGGACGGGTCTTCGCATTACCCGAGGTGCATGACGGCAATCGCATCGCGATCGCCTTTTCAGGGCCGCCGCTGCATGTGTCGTTCACGGTGCTGCAGCAGCGCGCGAAGCTGATCGAAAAAGAACTCGGCCTGCCGGCGCGCCAGTGGCTCAAAGGCCTGCAAGCGTCGACGGGGCAGAACGGCGACGCGTTCACGATCTGA
- a CDS encoding DUF3311 domain-containing protein — translation MLLLPWIAMIWVPSYNKVEPQLFEFPFFYWYQLLWVLISAVITALVYFKTRSKSSKSANSSASRPQGGAR, via the coding sequence CTGCTGTTGCTGCCATGGATCGCGATGATCTGGGTGCCGTCCTATAACAAGGTCGAGCCGCAACTGTTCGAATTTCCGTTCTTCTACTGGTACCAGTTGTTGTGGGTGCTGATCAGCGCGGTCATCACGGCGCTCGTCTATTTCAAGACCAGATCGAAATCGTCGAAATCGGCAAATTCGTCGGCGTCGCGTCCGCAAGGGGGCGCACGATGA